A genomic region of Eucalyptus grandis isolate ANBG69807.140 chromosome 5, ASM1654582v1, whole genome shotgun sequence contains the following coding sequences:
- the LOC104443525 gene encoding heat shock factor protein HSF8 isoform X1, with protein sequence MSSANAPPPFLSKTYDMVDDPATDSIVSWSATNNSFVVWKPAEFARDLLPKYFKHNNFSSFVRQLNTYGFRKVDPDRWEFANEGFLRGQKHLLKSISRRKPVHGQGSQQPQQPPGQSSSVGACVEVGKFGLEEEVERLKRDKNVLMTELVRLRQQQQATDGQLQTMVQRLHGMEQRQQQMMSFLAKAVQSPGFFAQFVQQQNESNRRITEVNKKRRLRRDGLSENEHTAASDGQIVKYQPPINETAKALFRQMMKVEAPQQESFDDSPESFLLGDGSSLSSGMDSRTSSRISGVTLQEVPPTSSQVPEIPPALGASANDPSSAVSELKAPSQGTAKVTTNQFPDMGMLAGAQESEAVSVNQADTVMTGISQTQDMVLEDIANISRDDYMGADLHNGDYMDPASFMNGSMPIEIDSISPDPDIDALLESSTFWDDLLMQNLLPEEGESTSAEAHAGANDAQPMENGWDKAEHMDQLTEQMGLLASDNKGI encoded by the exons ATGTCGAGCGCGAACGCGCCACCGCCTTTCCTGAGCAAGACGTACGACATGGTGGACGACCCGGCGACGGACTCGATCGTGTCGTGGAGCGCCACGAACAACAGCTTCGTGGTGTGGAAGCCGGCGGAGTTCGCTAGGGATTTGTTGCCCAAGTATTTCAAGCACAACAACTTCTCCAGCTTCGTTCGCCAGCTCAACACTTAC GGTTTCCGGAAAGTTGATCCAGATCGCTGGGAATTTGCAAATGAGGGTTTCCTGAGGGGTCAGAAACACCTTTTAAAAAGTATAAGTAGACGAAAACCCGTGCATGGACAGGGCAGTCAACAGCCGCAGCAACCACCTGGACAGAGTTCTTCAGTTGGGGCATGTGTAGAGGTTGGCAAGTTTGGGCTTGAGGAAGAAGTTGAAAGGCTCAAAAGGGACAAAAATGTGCTCATGACAGAGCTTGTGAGGTTGAGACAGCAGCAGCAGGCCACTGATGGCCAACTGCAAACGATGGTCCAACGACTCCATGGGATGGAACAACGACAGCAGCAGATGATGTCATTCCTAGCAAAAGCTGTGCAGAGcccgggtttctttgctcagttTGTACAGCAACAAAATGAGAGCAACAGGCGCATCACTGAAGTGAATAAGAAACGCAGACTAAGGCGAGATGGCTTATCTGAGAATGAGCATACTGCTGCTTCTGATGGACAGATTGTTAAGTACCAGCCTCCAATAAATGAGACTGCCAAAGCATTGTTCAGGCAGATGATGAAAGTAGAAGCTCCTCAGCAGGAGTCTTTTGACGATAGTCCAGAGAGTTTTCTTCTCGGTGATGGTTCATCTCTGTCCAGTGGCATGGACAGTAGGACTTCGAGTCGCATCTCTGGGGTGACTCTTCAGGAGGTCCCGCCAACTTCTAGCCAGGTTCCTGAGATTCCACCAGCTTTGGGGGCCTCAGCAAATGATCCCTCATCTGCCGTATCTGAACTAAAGGCTCCGTCACAGGGTACTGCTAAGGTCACTACTAACCAGTTTCCAGATATGGGTATGCTCGCAGGAGCACAGGAGTCTGAAGCAGTCTCCGTTAATCAGGCAGATACCGTTATGACTGGGATCTCTCAAACACAAGACATGGTGCTGGAGGATATTGCTAATATATCCAGAGATGACTACATGGGAGCAGATCTGCATAATGGTGATTACATGGATCCTGCATCATTTATGAATGGGTCGATGCCTATAGAGATCGATAGCATTTCCCCTGACCCCGACATTGATGCTTTGTTAGAGAGTTCCACCTTCTGGGATGATCTTCTTATGCAGAACCTTTTACCGGAGGAGGGTGAATCAACTTCAGCAGAAGCTCATGCTGGGGCTAATGACGCGCAGCCGATGGAGAATGGATGGGACAAAGCCGAGCACATGGATCAGCTTACTGAACAGATGGGCCTCCTCGCATCTGATAACAAGGGGATTTGA
- the LOC104443525 gene encoding heat shock factor protein HSF8 isoform X2 yields MGFRKVDPDRWEFANEGFLRGQKHLLKSISRRKPVHGQGSQQPQQPPGQSSSVGACVEVGKFGLEEEVERLKRDKNVLMTELVRLRQQQQATDGQLQTMVQRLHGMEQRQQQMMSFLAKAVQSPGFFAQFVQQQNESNRRITEVNKKRRLRRDGLSENEHTAASDGQIVKYQPPINETAKALFRQMMKVEAPQQESFDDSPESFLLGDGSSLSSGMDSRTSSRISGVTLQEVPPTSSQVPEIPPALGASANDPSSAVSELKAPSQGTAKVTTNQFPDMGMLAGAQESEAVSVNQADTVMTGISQTQDMVLEDIANISRDDYMGADLHNGDYMDPASFMNGSMPIEIDSISPDPDIDALLESSTFWDDLLMQNLLPEEGESTSAEAHAGANDAQPMENGWDKAEHMDQLTEQMGLLASDNKGI; encoded by the exons ATG GGTTTCCGGAAAGTTGATCCAGATCGCTGGGAATTTGCAAATGAGGGTTTCCTGAGGGGTCAGAAACACCTTTTAAAAAGTATAAGTAGACGAAAACCCGTGCATGGACAGGGCAGTCAACAGCCGCAGCAACCACCTGGACAGAGTTCTTCAGTTGGGGCATGTGTAGAGGTTGGCAAGTTTGGGCTTGAGGAAGAAGTTGAAAGGCTCAAAAGGGACAAAAATGTGCTCATGACAGAGCTTGTGAGGTTGAGACAGCAGCAGCAGGCCACTGATGGCCAACTGCAAACGATGGTCCAACGACTCCATGGGATGGAACAACGACAGCAGCAGATGATGTCATTCCTAGCAAAAGCTGTGCAGAGcccgggtttctttgctcagttTGTACAGCAACAAAATGAGAGCAACAGGCGCATCACTGAAGTGAATAAGAAACGCAGACTAAGGCGAGATGGCTTATCTGAGAATGAGCATACTGCTGCTTCTGATGGACAGATTGTTAAGTACCAGCCTCCAATAAATGAGACTGCCAAAGCATTGTTCAGGCAGATGATGAAAGTAGAAGCTCCTCAGCAGGAGTCTTTTGACGATAGTCCAGAGAGTTTTCTTCTCGGTGATGGTTCATCTCTGTCCAGTGGCATGGACAGTAGGACTTCGAGTCGCATCTCTGGGGTGACTCTTCAGGAGGTCCCGCCAACTTCTAGCCAGGTTCCTGAGATTCCACCAGCTTTGGGGGCCTCAGCAAATGATCCCTCATCTGCCGTATCTGAACTAAAGGCTCCGTCACAGGGTACTGCTAAGGTCACTACTAACCAGTTTCCAGATATGGGTATGCTCGCAGGAGCACAGGAGTCTGAAGCAGTCTCCGTTAATCAGGCAGATACCGTTATGACTGGGATCTCTCAAACACAAGACATGGTGCTGGAGGATATTGCTAATATATCCAGAGATGACTACATGGGAGCAGATCTGCATAATGGTGATTACATGGATCCTGCATCATTTATGAATGGGTCGATGCCTATAGAGATCGATAGCATTTCCCCTGACCCCGACATTGATGCTTTGTTAGAGAGTTCCACCTTCTGGGATGATCTTCTTATGCAGAACCTTTTACCGGAGGAGGGTGAATCAACTTCAGCAGAAGCTCATGCTGGGGCTAATGACGCGCAGCCGATGGAGAATGGATGGGACAAAGCCGAGCACATGGATCAGCTTACTGAACAGATGGGCCTCCTCGCATCTGATAACAAGGGGATTTGA